One Salmo salar chromosome ssa01, Ssal_v3.1, whole genome shotgun sequence DNA window includes the following coding sequences:
- the LOC106604920 gene encoding heparan sulfate glucosamine 3-O-sulfotransferase 1 — translation MACLLVAVFLLVFQAYAAPLDFLQSLDLGPGLAANDTLSPPLGTSKCAPHSIIIGVRKGGTRALLEMLDIHPEVAAAATEVHFFDWDENYAKGFDWYRELMPYSYPHQITVEKTPGYFTSALAPERIRAMNSSIKLLLILRDPTERVISDYTQVYFNRLENHKPVQAIENLLVRSGALNIRYKAIQRSLYDMHMRNWLRYFPLEQIHIVDGDTLIRDPLPELQKVERFLNLAPRIMSSNFYFNQTKGFYCIRSEGRERCLHESKGRPHPAVNGTVLQQLRSFLREHNHNFYRLVKRSFDWQ, via the coding sequence ATGGCCTGCTTGCTGGTAGCAGTGTTCCTCTTGGTTTTCCAGGCATATGCTGCCCCACTAGATTTTCTTCAGAGTTTGGATCTAGGCCCTGGACTCGCAGCTAATGACACTCTGTCTCCACCCCTGGGGACTAGTAAATGTGCCCCCCACAGCATCATCATTGGGGTGCGCAAGGGGGGCACACGCGCCCTGCTGGAAATGCTGGACATCCACCCTGAGGTCGCTGCCGCTGCCACAGAGGTGCACTTTTTCGACTGGGACGAGAACTACGCTAAGGGCTTTGACTGGTACCGTGAGCTGATGCCATATTCCTACCCACACCAGATCACAGTGGAGAAGACGCCAGGCTACTTCACCTCTGCCTTGGCGCCAGAACGCATCCGTGCCATGAACTCCTCCATCAAGCTGCTGCTGATCTTGCGGGACCCAACTGAACGTGTCATCTCAGACTACACCCAGGTCTACTTCAACCGCCTGGAGAACCACAAGCCAGTGCAGGCCATTGAGAACCTGCTGGTGCGCAGCGGAGCCCTCAACATCCGCTATAAGGCCATCCAGCGGAGCCTCTACGACATGCACATGCGCAACTGGTTGCGCTATTTCCCCCTAGAGCAGATCCACATCGTGGATGGGGATACTTTGATCCGGGACCCGTTGCCTGAGCTACAGAAGGTGGAGCGTTTTCTCAACCTGGCCCCCAGGATAATGTCCTCCAACTTCTACTTCAACCAGACCAAGGGGTTCTACTGCATCCGGAGTGAAGGGCGAGAGCGCTGCCTGCACGAGTCCAAAGGGCGTCCCCACCCGGCCGTCAACGGTACCGTGCTGCAGCAGCTACGCTCCTTCCTACGGGAGCACAACCATAACTTCTACCGGCTGGTGAAGCGCTCCTTTGACTGGCAGTAA